TGACAACGGGAAGTTTGGTATCGGGATTTTCTTCAATCATAAGGGCAACCTTTCGATTGATCTTATGCAACGATTTTTCGAAATTCCTGACTCCCGCTTCCCTGGCATATTCGTCAGCTATTTTGCGTAGGATGGCTGGGGAATACTTAATCTCTGCTTTGGTGAGGCCATGTTTCTCCAAGGATTTGGGAACAAGGTACTTTTTCCCGATGGCGAGTTTCTCGTCACTGGTATAACCGGATAGTTCAATAATTTCCATACGGTCGAGCAACGGTCTGGGAATGGTTTCCAGAGTGTTTGCCGTACAGATGAAAAGGATCTCAGAAGCATCGAAGGGGAGATCGAGGTAATTGTCCCTGAACGTGGTGTTCTGCTCAGGGTCGAGAACCTCGAGCAAGGCACTGGCTGGGTCGCCCTGATAGGATACCCCCATCTTGTCGATTTCATCGATGAGGAATACAGGGTTTTTCGTCTTGGTTATCCTAAGACCCTGGATAATCTTTCCGGGCATTGCCCCGATATAAGTTCGCCGATGGCCTTTTATCTCGCTTTCGTCATTCATGCCGCCAACCGAGAAACGGAAATATTGCTTTTTCAGGGCACGGGCAATGGAGATTCCAACACTTGTCTTACCGACTCCCGGAGGGCCGACAAGGCAGATGATCGAGCCTTTTGTATCTTTTTTCTTTTTGCGGACTGCAAGGAACTCAAGGATTCTGTCTTTGACTTCTTTTAGTCCATAATGGTCATGTTCGAGTATTTTCCTGGCAGATTCTATGCTGAAATTCTCGCTCTTCGGTTCTTTCCAGGGAAGGTCGGAGATGATTTCAAGATAGGTTCTGCTAATAGAATATTCGGGGCTGCTTGGATCCATTGCCTCAAGGCGTGCCATCTCCCTGCTTACCGTTTCCTCGGCTTCCTGGGGGAGGGGAAGACCCTTGAACTTGTTTTTGAGGCGATTGATCAATTCAACCTTGGGGTTGGTTGTCATTCCGAGTTCGGCCTGAATGCTTTTTAACTCTTCCCTCAAAAAATATTCTCGTTGGTTTTTCTCGATCTTCTGATTGACCCTAGCCTGGATTTTTTCCTGCACAAGGGCGATGTTCTGCTCGTTTTTGATGAAGACCAATACTTTTTCAATACGTTTGCGAACGACCAGGGTCTCAAGGATTCCCTGTTGTTCTTTTCTTTCGACGTTGAGGATGCTTGAAATAAAATCAGCGAGTTTGCCCGGATGGTCGATATTTACCATATTCAACCGCATCTCTTCACTGAAGAGCTGATTGTTTTTGGTTAATTGTTTCATTTCCGTAAGCAGAAGTCTGGTCCAGGCACGTAACTCTTCCGGTTCGTCCTCGATGTCTTCAAGATAGGAAACCTCGGCCACCAGATAGGGGCCGCTAGGGTAGTATTGTTTGGTTTCAAACCTCTTGAGAGTAGATATGAAAATACTGATCCCGCCGTCAGGGAGTTTTATTTTCTTTACGATTTTGGCGACGGTTCCCACTGTATACAGATTATCCTTGGTATATTCCTCTTGTTCCAATTCGTCTCTGACCAAGAGAAGGCCAAGGTAACCGCCATGCTTGATAGCCTGGTTTACGATATCGACATCCTGGTTATCCGTGATCATCAGGGGTGTGAACAATCCGGGGAATACGGGATTGCCCGTTACCGGAAGGATAAACAAATTATTGGGAAGCAGTTGCTCGATGGGCATGAGTTCCTGTTCAGACATAGCGCCTCCGTTAAATAAAAGTAAAATGGAAGGGTTCTTTGCCCCTCCACCATAAAAGTAATCAAACTTTGCAAGGAAGGAAAGTATCTAATCCTCTTCTCTTAGCCATTTGACTCCAAGTTAGCATAAAGGGGTATCAAGGAGTGCGAAAAAACCTTGAAAAACAAATAAGGAAGTAAAAGTCATACTAGCAAAATAGAGGGCAAACAAACACATTTCTTTCGTATCAAGACCCAATGCTCTTCTCATGTTCTCCCCATATCCGCTCGAGTCTATACGAAATACAGGGGTATGGTCAAATGGACGTACCTGTAAGAAACCTAAATCAACTGAGAGAGAAAAAGTGTTGCAATTTGTTGCATTTGTGGTATGATAGGGTTACTGAAGAAGTAAAAAGAAGAAACGTACCAAGGAAGGAAATATAGCTATGGATAGCAAGCTGATTGTCATCGCCATTGGCGGAAACTCATTGATTGAGGATGCAAAACATGTAACGGTTTCAGCCCAATATGAGGCTGCAAGAAAAACAGCAGAACACATTGTCAAGCTCGTCAAGGCTGGACACAGGGTGGTTATTGCACACGGTAATGGGCCTCAGGTAGGGTTTATCCTGCTCCGTGCTGAGTTTTCCCGTTCAATCTTGCATACTGTTCCCCTGGATAGCTGCGTAGCCGATACCCAGGGTGCAATAGGGTATCAGTTGCAGATGGCTTTGGATAACGAATTCAACAAGGCAGGGCTTCACCCCTCGGTTGCAACCGTCGTTACCCAGGTAGAAGTATCGGACAATGATCCTTCTTTCCAGAAGCCCTCAAAACCTATTGGGTCCTTCATGACCAGTGAGGATGCAAATTACCACAAGGAACATGACAAATGGGAAGTTGTTGAGGATGCCGGCCGTGGGTATCGTCGCGTCGTTGCAAGTCCCAAGCCGAAGGCAATTGTTGAAATCGATACGATCAAGACTTTGCTTGATAACAATATCATCGTCATTGCCGGAGGTGGTGGTGGCATTCCCGTGGTACGCGACGAGGATGGTTATCTGCATGGACGCGAAGCCGTAATAGACAAGGATCTTGCAGCAGCTTTAATGGCCAAACAGTTGAAAGCAGATCTCTTTGTCATTTCCACTGCAGTCGAGAAAGTATGCCTCAACTACGGCAAACCCAACCAGAAGACGCTCGATACAGTAACCATCGCAGAGGCTGAACAGTACATCAGCGAA
The sequence above is a segment of the Sphaerochaeta pleomorpha str. Grapes genome. Coding sequences within it:
- the lon gene encoding endopeptidase La codes for the protein MSEQELMPIEQLLPNNLFILPVTGNPVFPGLFTPLMITDNQDVDIVNQAIKHGGYLGLLLVRDELEQEEYTKDNLYTVGTVAKIVKKIKLPDGGISIFISTLKRFETKQYYPSGPYLVAEVSYLEDIEDEPEELRAWTRLLLTEMKQLTKNNQLFSEEMRLNMVNIDHPGKLADFISSILNVERKEQQGILETLVVRKRIEKVLVFIKNEQNIALVQEKIQARVNQKIEKNQREYFLREELKSIQAELGMTTNPKVELINRLKNKFKGLPLPQEAEETVSREMARLEAMDPSSPEYSISRTYLEIISDLPWKEPKSENFSIESARKILEHDHYGLKEVKDRILEFLAVRKKKKDTKGSIICLVGPPGVGKTSVGISIARALKKQYFRFSVGGMNDESEIKGHRRTYIGAMPGKIIQGLRITKTKNPVFLIDEIDKMGVSYQGDPASALLEVLDPEQNTTFRDNYLDLPFDASEILFICTANTLETIPRPLLDRMEIIELSGYTSDEKLAIGKKYLVPKSLEKHGLTKAEIKYSPAILRKIADEYAREAGVRNFEKSLHKINRKVALMIEENPDTKLPVVIDNENLELFLGQPVFVEDEILKADKPGMAIGLAWTSMGGDTLIIEAQNVPGKGDLKLTGQLGDVMQESVNIAYTWIKAHAKEHKIDKSWFENNSIHLHVPEGATPKDGPSAGVTMTVALYSLVTNQIIKENLAMTGELSLKGKVMPIGGLKEKVLAARRNKIDTILIPQFNKRDLDKLDATVKEGITFHLVGNIEEVLTHAFPKDNERVAMEPIEQPGINTSELASISAAVAKAVGEVLRER
- the arcC gene encoding carbamate kinase: MDSKLIVIAIGGNSLIEDAKHVTVSAQYEAARKTAEHIVKLVKAGHRVVIAHGNGPQVGFILLRAEFSRSILHTVPLDSCVADTQGAIGYQLQMALDNEFNKAGLHPSVATVVTQVEVSDNDPSFQKPSKPIGSFMTSEDANYHKEHDKWEVVEDAGRGYRRVVASPKPKAIVEIDTIKTLLDNNIIVIAGGGGGIPVVRDEDGYLHGREAVIDKDLAAALMAKQLKADLFVISTAVEKVCLNYGKPNQKTLDTVTIAEAEQYISEGHFAPGSMLPKVQAIVDFVKSTGNTGLITDPEHIYGALYEGKGTKIVL